The Scyliorhinus canicula chromosome 5, sScyCan1.1, whole genome shotgun sequence genome window below encodes:
- the bet1 gene encoding BET1 homolog, translating to MRRAGLGEGPPAYTGSGYNVYEEENDKLTEGLREKVTALKSLSIDIGTEVKYHNKLLDEMDTGFESTGGLLGATMGRLKHLSRGSQTKLICYLMLFAFFVFFVLYWVIKLR from the exons ATGAGACGTGCGGGGTTGG gggaaggacctcctgcctaCACAGGAAGTGGTTACAATGTGTATGAAGAGGAAAATGATAAATTAACAGAGGGCCTTCGAGAAAAAGTGACAGCGTTAAAATCA CTTTCCATTGATATTGGAACTGAAGTTAAATACCATAATAAACTCTTGGATGAAATG GATACAGGATTTGAATCCACAGGTGGACTATTGGGAGCAACCATGGGTAGACTCAAACACTTATCTCGTGGGAGCCAAACAAAATTGATATGCTACTTGATGCTATTTGCATTTTTTGTATTCTTTGTACTTTACTGGGTTATTAAACTGAGGTGA